Proteins encoded together in one Bactrocera neohumeralis isolate Rockhampton chromosome 4, APGP_CSIRO_Bneo_wtdbg2-racon-allhic-juicebox.fasta_v2, whole genome shotgun sequence window:
- the LOC126757295 gene encoding transcription elongation factor SPT4: MSFDTIPKDLRGLRACLVCSLVKSFDQFECDGCDNCDEFLRMKNNKDNVYDHTSNNFDGIIALMSPEDSWVAKWQRIGRFTRGVYAISVSGNLPQATLREMKSRGIPYRSRDTSQR, translated from the exons ATGTCTTTCGATACAATACCAAAGGATTTACGAGGACTGCGCGCTTGCTTAGTGTGTTCACTTGTTAAA agTTTCGACCAATTCGAATGTGATGGATGTGATAATTGTGACGAATTTCTTCgcatgaagaacaacaaagacaaTGTATATGATCACACGAGCAACAACTTCGACGGCATTATTGCATTGATGAGTCCAGAAGATTCTTGGGTAGCGAAATGGCAACGAATCG GTCGTTTCACCCGCGGTGTTTATGCCATATCTGTATCGGGTAATCTTCCTCAAGCAACTCTGCGCGAAATGAAAAGCCGTGGCATACCCTACAGATCAAGAGATACAAGCCAACGTTAA